In Stanieria sp. NIES-3757, the DNA window TGTCGTCTTGTTTACTTATTTGATAGAAACGAATATGTTTTCTTGTGCCAAAAATAATTTCTCTAATGTATCTAGTTTCGCTCTTCTTTCGAGATAATTTTTGTTGATAAGCTTGCCATCGATTATATTTTTTTTTCTCATCGCCGAACATCCAAACCTTATGGTTAGAGCGAATTGCCACAATATACTCCAGATTCAATTGCTCCAAAACTGTAATTACATCTCCACTTTCTCCATACAAACTATCAGCTAATATTAACTTGATGTTAAAGTTCCATTTTTGTAATTCCTTGATTATTTCTACAGCTAGTTGTGGTTTGGTTTTATATGTATCTTCTGCTTTGAGGCATTTGTTCGGCTTAAATATTTTAAAAAGTAAAGGGTATGTTATTCCCTCTACTACTGCATAAGCATTAACCGACACAATTCCATTTTTTGTCTTTCCTAAATTACCAATATACTGTCTGGCTACATAATCAGTTGTTTTTCCTTTCTTGACATCTCCTGTTTCATCAATACAAAGAGTTATTTTTCTTTCTCCAATCAATAATTTAGTCAACCATAATCTAATTTCTCGTATTTTTTCTACATTCCAATGAGCTTCAGATAGAAAATAATTTAATCCTTGACTATCTTTTAATCCTACCGCTCTTGCTATCTTTGGTAGCGACTTTCTAGGTATTTCTGATAGCATTCCTAAATGTATTAATTTGAATGCTTCATAATTTCTCACATCAGAGAATAGCTCTTGGTAGGCTTGACAATAGTGATCGATAAAACTCACTGTTGATGATGCTTCTCTTCGTGGTGTCACCATTTTTCATTGGGTTTTTATTTTCAATTATTTTATCACCCTATAGTCATAAAAGAGGGCTAAATATCTATTTTTATGAAAAAACAGTTCTTTCTGATTCTATGTTTTTACCTTTTTTCTTCTTCTCTTTTATCCTGTGTAGCATCAGATTTCGGTAATCAGACTCAAACTAATAAGGTCAAGACAGAATCGAGCTGTAACACTGTCCATATTCAAGCTTTAACTTAAATAGTTCAGGAAGAAAAAAATCAAATTTTAATCAAACAAATAGACGAACAGTTAAAAAAAGAATTCGGTTATTCAAGATTACCTGACAATAAAACTCTTACCCGTCAAAGATGGCGATCGCTACGTAATCTCGGTTTTGCTTATGATGATCGAGGTATGTATGGTAAATCTTTAGAAATTTATCGACTTGGATTAGCAATGAATAGACTAGCTGGAGATTTGGAATTAGAAGGGACGGCATTGCATGATTTAGGTTTTAGCTTCAAAAATTTAAAGCAATATCCAGAAGCTTTAGAATGTTACCAAAAAGCTTTAAGTATTGCCAAGAAAATTAGCTCGAATTTAGCTGAAGAAGCTAAAGTTGCTACTCTCAATAATATTGGTGAAGTGTATCGAAATTTAAAACAATACGAGCGGGCATTAAAATATTATCGACAAGGATTAATGATCGCGCTTAATCATCAAGACCCTGATATTCAACCACTTTTTCAAATTTTACTTAACAATATAGAAGAAGTACAAAAATTATCAGGACAATTAATCTGAAAATAATTATATAAAAAAATTCTAAAAATTGTCAGTTTGATTATTGCGATCGCTCTAAACCAAGATTGAACCTGAAAAATCAGTCGAGATTGGTTAAATTAAAAATGTTTGTTGAATATTTCTTTATTCTTTATTAATGAGCCAAACAGTTTTTCGCATCTCTCCTTTAATTCGTACTACCTTATTTTGTCTATATCTAGCTTTAACTATTCCCTTACCATTTTTGGCGCAAGCAACTTCGGCACCGATTCCACCAAGCTTATTATGGGTTGGGATTATTATAGGTGCAGTAGCAGTTTACGGTGCTGGTTGTGAAAGAGTTATTTTGGATGAAGAAAAAATTACAGTAACTTATCCTGGTTGGATACCTTCATTCTTACGTAAAGGTTGGTCTTTACCTTGGCAAGAGATTAAACAATTAAAAATGCGTACTACTGGACAGGGTGGATTGGTTTATTATTTTGTTACAGTTTCAGCAGAGCGAGCTTATTTGTTACCAATGCGTGTAGTTGGTTTTGCTCGCATGGTTAAAATTGTTGAGGAAAAGACGGGAATTGATACTACTGATATTCGTCCGCTAGCGCAACCTTGGATGTATTTAATTTTATTTGCCTGTACTCTATTTTTATTTTTAATTGATGGTTGGACTATTTGGACAGCAATGACAAGAAGTTCAATCTAGTGTTTCTTGCCATTTTTATGAATATGAGTAGATTTACACTCAGGACATTGCATTTTTTCTAATTTTCACTTTTTCGCGATTGTCTGTTGAGAAAATCATTCCTTATACTAATTCTCAAAAGTAACTTTAGTTTTAAAATCGAGATTTTTAAGCAAAGCATAAAATTAGTTAACTTAGTTAAAATTTGTAAGGTATGTTTCTTTCAATATTAACTAACTAGATATCCGAATGAATTTACCCAATCAAACTATATCTAAACTGACATTGGCAGAATTCTTGGAACTTGCAGAAACTAAGCCAGAACAAGAATACTTAGCAGGAGAAATATTACAGAAGCCGATGCCACAAGGAGAACATAGTGTTTTGCAAGCTAGTTTAGTTACAGAGATTAATCAAATAGGTAAATCACAAAAATTAGTCTGTGCTTTTCCTGAGTTACGTTGTACTTTTGCAGGCAGTTCTATTGTGCCTGATGTGGCAGTATTTGAATGGCAAAACATTCCGCTACAAGTTAATGGCAAGATTAGCAATAAGTTTGAAATTGCACCAGATTGGATCATTGAAATACTATCTCCTGAACAATCAGCTAATCAAGTGATTAGAAAAATTACTTTTTGTTTGAGCCAAGGAACAAAACTAGGATGGTTGATCGATTCTAAAGATGAATCGGTGGTAATTTTTGAACCTAATTCTACTCCTATAGTTAAAGCTAATCACGATATTTTGTTAGTTTTAGAAGTTCTACAAAACTGGCAACTCTCAGCAGCAGATTTATTTAGTTGGCTAAATTTTAGGTAAATAATCATTACGTTAGTTTTGGGTATCAGAGACAAAAAACCTAGATAGACAAAAGTGTTTCAGCAAAAATGATTTGTCGAACTTACAATTATTTATTGCAGAACAAGTATAAAAAAATGCCCTAATCTTAGGGCTTAAAGTTATTGTTGTGTCGTAAAAATAAATTTTAAAAGAATAAATTAAACCTCAATTTCCGTAAGTCACACCGCGATACTTTTTTACAACTAATTGAAAAGTAAAGCTTACTTGAGGAAGACGAATATGATAAATATTACCAAGAAAACGAGCATAATTTTCTGAAGTAATAGTTTGAACGTGAAAATTTTTAGGTTGATATTCGACACCACGATAACGTAGATTCATGATAGCCTAGCCCCTGAAAGTAAATTA includes these proteins:
- a CDS encoding putative transposase, giving the protein MVTPRREASSTVSFIDHYCQAYQELFSDVRNYEAFKLIHLGMLSEIPRKSLPKIARAVGLKDSQGLNYFLSEAHWNVEKIREIRLWLTKLLIGERKITLCIDETGDVKKGKTTDYVARQYIGNLGKTKNGIVSVNAYAVVEGITYPLLFKIFKPNKCLKAEDTYKTKPQLAVEIIKELQKWNFNIKLILADSLYGESGDVITVLEQLNLEYIVAIRSNHKVWMFGDEKKKYNRWQAYQQKLSRKKSETRYIREIIFGTRKHIRFYQISKQDDKNPEPKDTWFIMTNKKGKIATTIASEYSLRNWIEYAFKQVKNELGWADFRVTDYHGIERWWELIMSTYFLVSLQANYFQLETIVPDANSQVSTLKSVSSFPFSNHQAWDSGAGWKSSLNNLRLIIQPLIFFSLIQPWLSVFPNQHLQLGFSKLINIMNRFRGSPFPQSQFLEYSFSVAC
- a CDS encoding TPR repeat-containing protein yields the protein MYGKSLEIYRLGLAMNRLAGDLELEGTALHDLGFSFKNLKQYPEALECYQKALSIAKKISSNLAEEAKVATLNNIGEVYRNLKQYERALKYYRQGLMIALNHQDPDIQPLFQILLNNIEEVQKLSGQLI
- a CDS encoding hypothetical protein (Protein of unknown function DUF820), which encodes MNLPNQTISKLTLAEFLELAETKPEQEYLAGEILQKPMPQGEHSVLQASLVTEINQIGKSQKLVCAFPELRCTFAGSSIVPDVAVFEWQNIPLQVNGKISNKFEIAPDWIIEILSPEQSANQVIRKITFCLSQGTKLGWLIDSKDESVVIFEPNSTPIVKANHDILLVLEVLQNWQLSAADLFSWLNFR